DNA from Candidatus Deferrimicrobium borealis:
CGGCCGACAACGCCGCGAAGCCGGCGGCTCCGGCGGCCGAAAAGAAGGAAACCGACAAGAAGGCGTCGGCTGAGAAGAAGGAAGCCGAGCAGAAGGCGTCGGCCGAGAAGAAGGAAGCCGAGAAGATGGCGGCGGCCGAGAAGAAGGAAGCCGAGCAGAAGGCGGCGGCCGAGAAGAAGGAAGCCCAGAAGAAGGCGAAGGCCGAGAAGAAGGAAGCCCAGAAGAAGGCGAAGGCCGAGAAGAAGGAAGCCGAGAAGAAGGCGGCGGCCGAGAAGAAGGAAGCCGAGAAGAAGGCCGCCCCCGCTACACCGGCGACTCCTGCGGCGCCGGCGGAGAAGAAGTAACCGGTTCTATCGGGTAAGCGGTCCGCCCCCACAAGGGGTCCCGGAACGCGCGGGCAGGGGGACATAATCCCCCTGCCCTTTTTCTTACCCTCTTTGAGTGATGAAGATGAGGAGACAATTCTCCGTGCTCGCGGCGGCAGCGTTCGCCCTGTCGATCGTTGCGGGTGGGTGCGCCAAGGAACCAGCGCCCCCTCCTTCCGAACCCGCGAAAAAGGAGAGCGCGGCTGTAGTGACGAAAACTGCCCCGAAGCCCCACGTGAATTTGTTTACGGGTACGATTGAGGTATTGGACGCGGCGGCGGGGACCCTGACTCTAAAGGGAAAGAGGGGGGAGAAGCGTTTCCAGGTCAACGAGGAGGTGAAGGAACAGCTCGATGGCCTAACTATCGGGGACAAGGTAATCGTGAAGCACACCGGCGAGATGGCACTCTCCATTGTTAAACCTGGCGCGAATAAAAATGTCCAGACGAGTGAGGAGAAGAAAAGCCCCGCGAAAGTGGTGGACTCTGTCCCTCAAGCAGAGAAAAAGTAGCGCTTCGATTTACTCCTAACAATATTTTCTTATCTTTGACTGGCATGCCCCCCGTGGTCGGTCCACCCGTTACTTAGGTCACCCACCACGAAGGTCTATCCCTGAATATTGTCTTGGCGGAGAGAATACCCGATCCCCAACCTGACAACGGCAGAAAACGGTCTCCGGCGGATCCTCAGGAAGGGCAGGGTCGCTGAAATGAATCCGAATGATACTTTCGGGTTATTGCTAAGGTGCCGGGGAAGGCACACTCCGACGCTTTTCTGTTGATCCACCCCCGTGTCGCGACGTTTTCCTCCGTCGTCTCTTCGTCTACGGAAGCCCCTTGAGGATCTCGTCCATCTCTTGAGCCGAAAAGGCCTTGAGTGTCTCCGTCTTGGCGTTTCCCAACATCCCCAGGCGCAGCGCCACGCGGCTCATGGTTTCGTCATTGGGGGCATCGATCACCAGCACGAGGTCGTAGCGCCCCATGGTCCAGAGGATCTCCCTGACCTTCAGCCCCGCCAGCTCCGCCATCTCCCGGAAACTTTTCGCACGTTTGGTCGTTTCCTTCACATTCCGCATCCCCTGTTCCGTCAACTTGACCAGGCCGATGTAGGTCGGCATCGTACTTCTCCTTTCCATGTCGGATGTGGAGTTCTGATGTGGTATCTAGAAGAGAATCTCTATTAATGAGATGGAGTTTTACTGCCCTTCGATTCGTTTCTCCGGAAGGTTTGCCCATCGATAATAATTACACCTTCGGGTTGGTAACCTCAAGGAGCTGGAGTTCCGATACAATCATCGCAAGACGGACCTCTTCCCGTTGATCACAAGGTGCCTGTGCAATCTGGTGCCAAAACGTGACTAATCACCAAAAATTAATAAGGGAATCGCAGAGGTGCGGTTCC
Protein-coding regions in this window:
- a CDS encoding GYD domain-containing protein, with amino-acid sequence MPTYIGLVKLTEQGMRNVKETTKRAKSFREMAELAGLKVREILWTMGRYDLVLVIDAPNDETMSRVALRLGMLGNAKTETLKAFSAQEMDEILKGLP